In Arsenicicoccus sp. oral taxon 190, the following are encoded in one genomic region:
- the ftsE gene encoding cell division ATP-binding protein FtsE: MIRFDHVSMVYPRSTRPALDDVSASIERGQFTFVVGSSGSGKSTMLRLILKEEAATSGRVQVAGRELDRISRREVPALRREIGCVFQDFRLLPGKTVAANIAFALQVLGARGREVRRAVDESLELVGLEGLGRRFPHQLSGGEQQRVAIARALVNRPKILLADEPTGNLDPATSLDIVDLLHQINQRGTTVLMATHDDEIVDAMRKRVIELDEGRLVRDDASGSYSLTRPVGLRGARSEARGEARGEAPDETLGAGRAGVRDDQGRPGDGDPGGRGGRHTAEGRTPRGATREEQAR, from the coding sequence ATGATCAGGTTCGACCACGTCTCCATGGTCTACCCGCGCTCGACGCGTCCCGCGCTGGACGACGTCAGCGCGAGCATCGAGCGAGGCCAGTTCACGTTCGTCGTCGGGTCCTCCGGGTCGGGCAAGTCGACCATGCTGCGGCTGATCCTCAAGGAGGAGGCGGCCACCAGCGGGCGGGTCCAGGTGGCCGGCCGCGAGCTGGACCGCATCTCCCGGCGGGAGGTGCCGGCGCTGCGCCGCGAGATCGGGTGCGTCTTCCAGGACTTCCGGCTGCTGCCTGGCAAGACCGTGGCCGCCAACATCGCCTTCGCCCTGCAGGTCCTCGGCGCGCGGGGCCGCGAGGTGCGCCGGGCCGTGGACGAGTCGCTGGAGCTGGTCGGGCTCGAGGGACTCGGCCGTCGCTTCCCGCACCAGCTCTCCGGCGGCGAGCAGCAGCGGGTCGCCATCGCGCGAGCCCTCGTCAACCGCCCCAAGATCCTGCTGGCCGACGAGCCCACCGGCAACCTCGACCCCGCGACCAGCCTGGACATCGTGGACCTGCTCCACCAGATCAACCAGCGCGGCACGACGGTGCTCATGGCCACCCACGACGACGAGATCGTCGACGCGATGCGCAAGCGCGTCATCGAGCTCGACGAGGGCCGGCTGGTCCGTGACGACGCCTCGGGGAGCTACAGCCTGACCCGCCCGGTCGGCCTGCGCGGCGCCCGCAGCGAGGCGCGCGGCGAGGCGCGGGGCGAGGCCCCCGACGAGACGCTGGGCGCGGGCCGCGCCGGCGTCCGGGACGACCAGGGCCGGCCGGGTGACGGCGACCCGGGGGGGCGGGGCGGGCGGCATACGGCCGAGGGGCGCACGCCCCGGGGCGCCACGCGAGAGGAGCAGGCCCGATGA
- the ftsX gene encoding permease-like cell division protein FtsX: MRLGFVLAEAGTNLRRNLSMTVSVALVTMVSLLFLGVGLLSYQQVQTMKGYWYDKIQVSIVLCNATSGQAACAKGAATDADRKAIEKQLDAMPIVEQRYFESQQEAYERFRQEFRDNPIVAGTKPEQLKASYRLKLRDPQQYSQITSTFQGSPGVEKVEDQRKVVEPLIDLLSTLTLATVALAAVMLVCAVLLVATTIRQSAYTRRRETGIMRLVGASSATIRAPFVIETVVASLLGAALATALLWGLLGWLARQQAGQLVIFGGVSVVGPSDLWRVVPWLVGVAVLIALVTSWVSLRRHLRV, translated from the coding sequence ATGAGACTGGGCTTCGTGCTCGCCGAGGCCGGGACCAACCTGCGCCGCAACCTGTCCATGACCGTGTCGGTCGCCCTGGTGACCATGGTCAGCCTGCTCTTCCTCGGCGTCGGGCTGCTGAGCTATCAGCAGGTCCAGACGATGAAGGGCTACTGGTACGACAAGATCCAGGTCTCGATCGTGCTCTGCAACGCCACGAGCGGGCAGGCGGCGTGCGCCAAGGGGGCGGCGACCGACGCCGACCGCAAGGCCATCGAGAAGCAGCTCGACGCCATGCCGATCGTGGAGCAGCGCTACTTCGAGAGCCAGCAGGAGGCCTACGAGAGGTTCCGGCAGGAGTTCCGCGACAACCCGATCGTCGCTGGGACCAAGCCCGAGCAGCTCAAGGCGTCCTACCGGCTCAAGCTGCGCGACCCCCAGCAGTACTCCCAGATCACCAGCACCTTCCAGGGCTCCCCGGGCGTGGAGAAGGTCGAGGACCAGCGCAAGGTCGTCGAGCCGCTCATCGACCTGCTCTCCACACTGACCCTCGCCACCGTCGCGCTCGCCGCGGTGATGCTCGTGTGCGCCGTGCTCCTCGTCGCCACGACCATCCGTCAGTCGGCCTACACGCGACGGCGCGAGACCGGGATCATGCGGCTCGTCGGCGCGAGCTCGGCCACGATCCGGGCACCCTTCGTCATCGAGACGGTAGTCGCCTCGCTCCTCGGGGCCGCCCTCGCGACCGCCCTGCTGTGGGGGCTGCTCGGTTGGCTGGCCCGGCAGCAGGCCGGCCAGCTCGTGATCTTCGGCGGGGTCTCCGTCGTCGGGCCGAGCGACCTGTGGCGGGTGGTCCCGTGGCTCGTGGGGGTGGCCGTCCTCATCGCCCTCGTGACCTCGTGGGTGTCCCTGCGGCGCCACTTGCGCGTATGA
- a CDS encoding M23 family metallopeptidase: MSHRLRARALRGSLALACALTLAAPTTASAFQLRGDDDTLRDRQAQVQDDLASLRGQLTITSADLAQAYTALTQAQAQLPGARSREATAVAALAEAQRRDTELAGRLRQATADETDAAAALERSQESLAKASGRMGQVAAEMQDPTGGQLDQIGMLVDAKTPDELYSRYSLLETVGSLQARDARDLATVRADATAKEARLQAVRDEVARLKAESAANVTARSEAQAQAQAARAQVEQLVAQSAQAKAAVESRKAAEQQRLTQLDAEASALSAELADRERRRKAAEAAAAAERARQARAAQQAQEAQEAREAARRKAAADAQRTQRGQAPAPQAPAPAPAAPAPDPAPPAPAPDLGGGRLSRPAVGPITSPYGMRFHPVLHYTKLHTGTDFGIPCGTPVYAAADGSIISAGFNVAYGNRVVIDHGTVDGADLATTYNHLTSISVYGGHVSRGQLLGYSGTTGFSTGCHLHFETLVDGRFQDPMRWL, encoded by the coding sequence ATGAGCCATCGCCTTCGAGCCCGCGCGCTGCGTGGATCGCTCGCCCTCGCCTGCGCCCTGACCCTCGCCGCACCCACCACCGCCTCAGCCTTCCAGCTCCGCGGCGACGACGACACCCTGCGTGACCGCCAGGCCCAGGTGCAGGACGACCTCGCGTCGCTGCGCGGCCAGCTGACGATCACCTCCGCCGACCTCGCCCAGGCCTACACCGCCCTCACGCAGGCCCAGGCCCAGCTGCCGGGAGCCCGCTCCCGCGAGGCCACCGCCGTCGCCGCGCTCGCCGAGGCGCAGCGCAGGGACACCGAGCTCGCCGGCCGGCTGCGTCAGGCCACCGCCGACGAGACCGACGCCGCAGCCGCCCTCGAGCGCAGCCAGGAGTCGCTGGCCAAGGCGTCCGGGCGCATGGGTCAGGTCGCCGCCGAGATGCAGGACCCCACCGGCGGCCAGCTCGACCAGATCGGCATGCTGGTCGACGCCAAGACCCCCGACGAGCTCTACTCGCGCTACTCGCTGCTGGAGACCGTGGGGTCGCTGCAGGCACGCGACGCCCGCGACCTCGCCACCGTCCGCGCCGACGCCACCGCCAAGGAGGCCCGGCTGCAGGCCGTCCGCGACGAGGTCGCGCGGCTCAAGGCCGAGTCCGCCGCCAACGTCACCGCCCGCTCCGAGGCCCAGGCCCAGGCCCAGGCCGCCCGGGCTCAGGTGGAGCAGCTCGTCGCCCAGAGCGCCCAGGCCAAGGCCGCCGTCGAGTCCCGCAAGGCCGCCGAGCAGCAGCGCCTCACCCAGCTGGACGCCGAGGCCTCCGCCCTGTCCGCCGAGCTCGCCGACCGGGAGCGCCGCCGCAAGGCCGCCGAGGCGGCGGCCGCCGCCGAGCGGGCCCGTCAGGCGCGCGCCGCCCAGCAGGCCCAGGAGGCCCAGGAGGCCCGGGAGGCCGCCCGCCGCAAGGCTGCCGCCGACGCGCAGCGGACCCAGCGGGGGCAGGCACCCGCCCCGCAGGCCCCCGCCCCTGCCCCGGCCGCGCCCGCACCGGACCCGGCACCCCCCGCGCCCGCACCCGACCTCGGCGGGGGCCGCCTTTCCCGGCCGGCCGTCGGGCCCATCACCTCCCCCTACGGGATGCGCTTCCACCCCGTGCTGCACTACACCAAGCTGCACACCGGCACCGACTTCGGCATCCCGTGCGGCACCCCCGTCTACGCCGCCGCCGACGGGTCGATCATCTCCGCCGGGTTCAACGTCGCCTACGGCAACCGCGTGGTCATCGACCACGGCACCGTCGACGGCGCCGACCTCGCCACCACCTACAACCACCTCACGTCGATCTCGGTCTACGGCGGCCACGTCAGCCGCGGCCAGCTCCTCGGCTACTCCGGGACCACCGGCTTCTCCACCGGCTGCCACCTGCACTTCGAGACGCTGGTGGACGGGCGGTTCCAGGACCCGATGCGGTGGCTGTGA
- the smpB gene encoding SsrA-binding protein SmpB → MAREQGTKVIARNKKARHDYHILDTWEAGIVLSGTEVKSLRQGRASLVDGFAQEYRGELYLEGVHIPEYSQGTWTNHAARRRRKLLLHRDELRKIFAESQESGHTIVPLELYFKDGKAKVEIALAKGKKLYDKRQTLRERQDTREAQRAMSNAFKRGRS, encoded by the coding sequence ATGGCCAGGGAGCAGGGCACGAAGGTGATCGCGCGCAACAAGAAGGCGCGCCACGACTACCACATCCTCGACACGTGGGAGGCAGGCATCGTCCTGTCCGGCACCGAGGTCAAGTCGCTGCGCCAGGGCCGGGCCAGCCTCGTCGACGGGTTCGCGCAGGAGTACCGCGGCGAGCTCTACCTCGAGGGCGTCCACATCCCGGAGTACTCCCAGGGCACCTGGACCAACCACGCCGCCCGCCGCCGCCGCAAGCTGCTGCTGCACCGCGACGAGCTGCGCAAGATCTTCGCCGAGTCGCAGGAGAGCGGGCACACCATCGTCCCGCTCGAGCTCTACTTCAAGGACGGCAAGGCCAAGGTCGAGATCGCGCTCGCCAAGGGCAAGAAGCTCTACGACAAGCGGCAGACCCTGCGCGAGCGGCAGGACACCCGGGAGGCGCAGCGGGCGATGTCCAACGCCTTCAAGCGAGGTCGCAGCTGA
- a CDS encoding DUF2207 domain-containing protein — translation MTTDPRPHLRTARALAVLAVTLWLMLLGLAPAGAASGGDRVTRLVVDYVLDAQGGVSVTETYDYRFTTSGRHGMERTIATAQGYTPTEDNPAGSDGSSGATSQERHYEISDISASSPSGAPAQLSVRDQGDATVLRVGSPSRTVQGDQQYVLKYHLAHVVNEQPSDVEFYYNVLGNSWRVPFDAVEVTVRGPGSAAVTKAACYYGAFKSSEKCEATPGNPARFSARDLAVMQNMSVVAALPRSAFTDVSKDVRDAGSAGSGGPYISPESARVRTLSQLGIGVGAPLLALAGMGALVWRRGRDERYVGLAPDTLPAPGQQVATRRGGKAPVTAVRFNPPDDATPGLIGTIYDESADTIDVSATVIDLAVRGYLRIEQTQDAGVFQTSDWKLEYLGTPKPGDRGLLTYERTVLDGIFSLGTPVMMSELKNHFAGTLAIAKQEMYAETVRRGWFRQSPERVRQGFGCLTWLPFALIFAWMFFGAGSFAGALASDGVAGFDLPVPSLMVAAAGLLSVPFIMRWLVKKLPARTADGSAVLEQTKGFREYLLTAEAEQIKYDEALDIFSRYLPYAVVFGVADRWARIFARVAEMARADGYDVGVPTFYVWYGGGFGGFGDFGHAVDSFSSSAAGTFTSTPGSSGGSGFGGGGFGGGGGFSGGGVGDGGGGSW, via the coding sequence GTGACCACCGATCCACGCCCGCACCTGCGGACCGCACGAGCGCTGGCCGTGCTGGCCGTCACGCTGTGGCTGATGCTGCTCGGGCTGGCGCCCGCGGGGGCCGCGTCGGGCGGTGACCGGGTCACGCGGCTCGTCGTCGACTACGTCCTCGACGCCCAGGGCGGGGTCTCGGTGACGGAGACCTACGACTACCGGTTCACCACCAGCGGCCGGCACGGCATGGAGCGGACCATCGCGACCGCCCAGGGCTACACCCCCACCGAGGACAACCCCGCCGGGTCCGACGGCTCCAGCGGCGCCACCTCGCAGGAGCGCCACTACGAGATCAGCGACATCTCGGCCAGCAGCCCCAGCGGCGCCCCCGCCCAGCTCAGCGTCCGGGACCAGGGCGACGCGACCGTGCTGCGCGTCGGCTCGCCGAGCCGCACCGTCCAGGGCGACCAGCAGTACGTCCTGAAGTACCACCTCGCCCACGTCGTCAACGAGCAGCCGAGCGACGTGGAGTTCTACTACAACGTGCTCGGCAACTCCTGGCGGGTGCCCTTCGACGCCGTCGAGGTGACGGTCCGCGGGCCGGGATCGGCCGCCGTCACCAAGGCCGCCTGCTACTACGGCGCCTTCAAGAGCAGCGAGAAGTGCGAGGCCACGCCGGGAAACCCCGCGCGGTTCAGCGCCCGCGACCTGGCGGTCATGCAGAACATGTCGGTGGTGGCGGCGCTGCCCCGCAGCGCGTTCACGGACGTCAGCAAGGACGTCCGCGACGCCGGGTCCGCCGGGTCGGGCGGGCCCTACATCTCGCCGGAGTCCGCTCGCGTGCGCACCCTCAGCCAGCTGGGGATCGGGGTCGGCGCGCCGCTGCTCGCGCTCGCCGGCATGGGCGCCCTGGTCTGGCGCCGCGGCCGCGACGAGCGGTATGTCGGGCTGGCCCCCGACACCCTGCCCGCCCCCGGCCAGCAGGTGGCCACGCGCCGGGGCGGCAAGGCGCCGGTGACCGCGGTCCGCTTCAACCCGCCGGACGACGCGACGCCGGGTCTGATCGGCACGATCTACGACGAGAGCGCCGACACCATCGACGTGTCGGCGACCGTGATCGACCTGGCCGTGCGCGGCTACCTGCGGATCGAGCAGACCCAGGATGCAGGGGTCTTCCAGACCTCCGACTGGAAGCTGGAGTACCTCGGCACCCCCAAGCCGGGCGACCGCGGGCTCCTCACCTACGAGCGGACCGTGCTCGACGGCATCTTCAGCCTCGGCACCCCCGTGATGATGTCCGAGCTCAAGAACCACTTCGCCGGCACGCTGGCCATTGCCAAGCAGGAGATGTATGCCGAGACCGTGCGGCGCGGGTGGTTCCGCCAGTCGCCGGAGCGCGTCCGGCAGGGCTTCGGCTGCCTGACCTGGCTGCCCTTCGCGCTGATCTTCGCGTGGATGTTCTTCGGCGCCGGGTCCTTCGCCGGGGCGCTGGCCAGCGACGGCGTCGCCGGGTTCGACCTGCCGGTGCCGTCGCTCATGGTGGCCGCCGCGGGTCTGCTGTCGGTGCCGTTCATCATGCGCTGGCTCGTCAAGAAGCTCCCCGCGCGCACCGCCGACGGGTCGGCCGTGCTCGAGCAGACGAAGGGCTTCCGGGAGTACCTCCTCACGGCCGAGGCCGAGCAGATCAAGTACGACGAGGCCCTGGACATCTTCAGCCGCTACCTGCCCTACGCCGTGGTCTTCGGCGTCGCCGACCGGTGGGCCAGGATCTTCGCCCGGGTCGCCGAGATGGCGCGGGCGGACGGCTACGACGTGGGCGTCCCGACCTTCTACGTCTGGTACGGCGGCGGCTTCGGTGGGTTCGGGGACTTCGGCCACGCCGTGGACTCGTTCTCGTCCTCGGCGGCGGGGACCTTCACCTCGACGCCGGGATCCTCGGGAGGCAGCGGCTTCGGCGGGGGCGGCTTCGGGGGCGGGGGCGGCTTCTCCGGCGGCGGGGTCGGGGACGGCGGCGGCGGCTCCTGGTGA
- a CDS encoding pyruvate carboxylase, with the protein MFRKVLVANRGEIAVRAFRAATELGITTVAVFPYEDRKAEYRLKADESYQIGEEGHPVRAYLDVEGIITAAREAGADAIYPGYGFLSENPDLAQRCEEEGITFVGPAHTVLELTGNKARAIHAAQDAGLPTLRDSEPSNDVDTLVAASEEIGFPLFVKAVSGGGGRGMRRVASADRLRAAIEEAQREAASAFGDDRMYLEEAVVDPRHIEVQILADKTGEVMHLFERDCSVQRRHQKVVEVAPAPNLDPELRDRMCADAVRFARQIGYVNAGTVEFLLGPDGRYVFIEMNPRIQVEHTVTEEVTDVDLVSSQLRIAAGETLAELGLSQDTVRLRGAALQCRITTEDPANGFRPDTGRIMVYRSPGGAGVRLDGGTVFDGAEVGAHFDSMLVKLTCRGRDFRTAVQRAQRALQEFRIRGISTNITFLESLISDPDFIAGRITTSFIDERPSLFDNRMPADRGTKLLTYLAGITVNQPHGPQRTERSAREKLPHLSEDVWRADPPAGSRQRLLDLGPEGWARALRDQEPVAVTDTTFRDAHQSLLATRVRTRDMLHVAPYVARMLPQLISVEAWGGATYDVALRFLHEDPWERLGQLHEAMPNLPIQMLLRGRNTVGYTPYPLSVTNAFVAEAARTGVDVFRIFDALNNVDQMRPAIEAVRGTDHAVAEAALCYTGNMLDPREELYTLDYYLRLAEQLVDAGAHVLGIKDMAGLLRAPAAARLVQALRERFDLPVHLHTHDTAGGQLATLLAAISAGVDAVDVAAASMAGTTSQVSMSALVAATDGTDRATGLDLDAVMDLEPYWEAIRRLYGPFESGLAGPTGRVYTHEIPGGQLSNLRQQAIALGLGDRFEAIEDMYAAANDILGNIVKVTPSSKVVGDLALALVGAGADPAAFEADPQRFDIPDSVIGFLNGDLGTPPGGWPEPFRTKALEGRRTRPVETELSADDEQALADEPRMTLNRLLFPGPTKEFLAARDAFSDLSVLNTREFLHGLAVGEEHEVQMERGKTLLLGLTAIGDADARGMRNVMCTINGQMRTIEVRDESVRSNVAQAERADTSVPGQVPAPFAGVVTLAVAEGDEVAAGDQVATIEAMKMEAAITTPVGGRVARLAIGATQAVEGGDLLLVVE; encoded by the coding sequence TCAAGGCCGACGAGTCCTACCAGATCGGCGAGGAGGGGCACCCGGTGCGGGCCTACCTCGACGTGGAGGGCATCATCACCGCCGCCAGGGAGGCGGGGGCCGACGCGATCTACCCGGGCTACGGCTTCCTGTCGGAGAACCCCGACCTCGCCCAGCGCTGCGAGGAGGAGGGCATCACCTTCGTCGGCCCGGCGCACACCGTGCTGGAGCTGACGGGCAACAAGGCGCGCGCCATCCACGCGGCGCAGGACGCCGGGCTGCCCACGCTGCGGGACTCCGAGCCCAGCAACGACGTGGACACCCTGGTCGCGGCGTCGGAGGAGATCGGGTTCCCGCTCTTCGTCAAGGCGGTGAGCGGCGGCGGTGGCCGCGGGATGCGGCGCGTGGCCTCGGCCGACCGGTTGCGGGCCGCGATCGAGGAGGCGCAGCGGGAGGCGGCGAGCGCCTTCGGCGACGACCGGATGTACCTCGAGGAGGCCGTGGTCGACCCGCGGCACATCGAGGTCCAGATCCTCGCCGACAAGACCGGGGAGGTCATGCACCTCTTCGAGCGGGACTGCTCGGTGCAGCGCCGTCACCAGAAGGTCGTCGAGGTCGCCCCCGCCCCCAACCTCGACCCCGAGCTGCGCGACCGGATGTGCGCGGACGCGGTGCGGTTCGCGCGGCAGATCGGCTACGTCAACGCCGGGACGGTGGAGTTCCTGCTCGGGCCGGACGGGCGCTACGTCTTCATCGAGATGAACCCCCGCATCCAGGTCGAGCACACCGTCACCGAGGAGGTCACCGACGTCGACCTCGTCTCCAGCCAGCTGCGGATCGCGGCCGGGGAGACCCTGGCCGAGCTGGGGCTGTCGCAGGACACCGTCCGGCTGCGCGGGGCGGCGCTGCAGTGCCGCATCACCACGGAGGACCCCGCCAACGGCTTCCGGCCCGACACCGGGCGGATCATGGTCTACCGCTCCCCCGGCGGTGCGGGCGTGCGCCTCGACGGCGGCACGGTCTTCGACGGCGCCGAGGTCGGCGCCCACTTCGACTCGATGCTGGTCAAGCTGACCTGCCGCGGCCGGGACTTCCGCACCGCGGTGCAGCGGGCGCAGCGGGCGCTGCAGGAGTTCCGGATCCGCGGGATCTCCACCAACATCACCTTCCTCGAGTCGCTGATCAGCGACCCCGACTTCATCGCGGGGCGGATCACGACGAGCTTCATCGACGAGCGGCCCTCGCTCTTCGACAACCGGATGCCCGCCGACCGCGGCACCAAGCTGCTCACCTACCTGGCCGGCATCACCGTCAACCAGCCCCACGGACCGCAGCGCACCGAGCGCTCGGCCCGCGAGAAGCTCCCGCACCTCTCCGAGGACGTATGGCGCGCCGACCCGCCCGCCGGGTCCCGGCAGCGCCTCCTGGACCTGGGCCCCGAGGGCTGGGCCCGGGCGTTGCGCGACCAGGAGCCGGTGGCCGTGACGGACACGACCTTCCGGGACGCCCACCAGTCGCTGCTCGCCACGCGGGTGCGGACGCGAGACATGCTGCACGTGGCGCCATACGTGGCCCGCATGCTGCCCCAGCTGATCTCGGTCGAGGCGTGGGGCGGCGCGACCTACGACGTGGCGCTGCGCTTCCTGCACGAGGACCCGTGGGAGCGGCTCGGGCAGCTGCACGAGGCGATGCCCAACCTGCCGATCCAGATGCTGCTGCGCGGCCGCAACACGGTGGGGTACACGCCCTACCCGCTGTCGGTGACCAACGCCTTCGTCGCCGAGGCGGCGCGCACCGGCGTGGACGTCTTCCGGATCTTCGACGCGCTCAACAACGTGGACCAGATGCGTCCCGCCATCGAGGCGGTCCGCGGGACCGACCACGCCGTCGCCGAGGCCGCGCTCTGCTACACCGGCAACATGCTCGACCCGCGCGAGGAGCTCTACACCCTCGACTACTACCTGCGGCTCGCCGAGCAGCTGGTAGACGCCGGGGCGCACGTGCTCGGCATCAAGGACATGGCGGGCCTCCTGCGGGCCCCGGCCGCCGCCCGGCTGGTGCAGGCGCTGCGGGAGCGATTCGACCTGCCGGTGCACCTGCACACCCACGACACCGCGGGCGGCCAGCTCGCGACGCTGCTCGCGGCCATCTCCGCCGGGGTCGACGCGGTCGACGTCGCGGCCGCCTCGATGGCGGGCACCACCTCCCAGGTGTCGATGTCCGCGCTGGTCGCGGCCACCGACGGCACCGACCGCGCGACGGGCCTCGACCTGGACGCCGTCATGGACCTCGAGCCCTACTGGGAGGCCATCCGGCGGCTCTACGGCCCCTTCGAGTCCGGGCTCGCCGGCCCGACCGGTCGCGTCTACACCCACGAGATCCCCGGCGGGCAGCTGTCCAACCTGCGCCAGCAGGCCATCGCGCTCGGCCTCGGCGACCGGTTCGAGGCCATCGAGGACATGTATGCCGCCGCCAACGACATCCTCGGCAACATCGTCAAGGTGACGCCGTCGTCCAAGGTGGTCGGGGACCTGGCGCTGGCGCTGGTGGGAGCCGGGGCCGACCCGGCGGCGTTCGAGGCCGACCCGCAGCGGTTCGACATCCCCGACTCGGTGATCGGCTTCCTCAACGGCGACCTCGGCACCCCGCCCGGCGGCTGGCCGGAGCCGTTCCGGACCAAGGCGCTGGAAGGCCGGCGCACCCGGCCCGTGGAGACCGAGCTGTCGGCCGACGACGAGCAGGCCCTGGCGGACGAGCCGCGGATGACGCTCAACCGGCTGCTCTTCCCCGGCCCGACCAAGGAGTTCCTCGCCGCGCGGGACGCCTTCAGCGACCTGTCCGTGCTCAACACCCGGGAGTTCCTGCACGGCCTCGCGGTCGGCGAGGAGCACGAGGTGCAGATGGAGCGCGGCAAGACGCTGCTGCTCGGGCTCACCGCCATCGGCGACGCCGACGCCCGCGGGATGCGCAACGTCATGTGCACCATCAACGGCCAGATGCGCACCATCGAGGTCCGGGACGAGTCGGTGAGGTCCAACGTCGCCCAGGCGGAGCGGGCCGACACCTCGGTGCCCGGGCAGGTCCCCGCGCCCTTCGCCGGGGTGGTGACGCTGGCGGTCGCCGAGGGCGACGAGGTGGCCGCCGGGGACCAGGTCGCCACGATCGAGGCCATGAAGATGGAGGCCGCCATCACGACCCCCGTCGGCGGCCGCGTCGCGCGCCTGGCGATCGGCGCGACCCAGGCGGTGGAGGGCGGCGACCTCCTCCTCGTCGTCGAGTGA